The proteins below are encoded in one region of Amycolatopsis magusensis:
- a CDS encoding ABC transporter ATP-binding protein has product MSGGELRRSISGVLTAVGIAGRAAPWVLTGHVLSSVLAGAVPVVAAWLTKLVLDRVSGAGTRSGELIALACALAAAGVVAVLTSGAVRYLAGELGRRVNLLARDRLYTATERMRGLTQLERPSFRDRLRLAQQHSQTGPTLIVDAAVGGAQSALTLAGFLGSLATLSPMVTAVAMVAAIPALLAEVQLSRRRAAMLSGISPTERRDFFYTDLMTSLDAAKETRLLGLGPLFRARMLTELSKANSRRRGVDRREFGTQALLGLLAAVVTGGGLIWAVAAAGRGELTVGDIAVFAAAVAGVQTALAALVGRVGTAHGALLLFEHYREVTGAEPDLPEPACPRPVPTLRSGIEFRDVWFRYGEDQPWVLRGVDLHIPFGGSLALVGHNGAGKSTLVKLLCRFYDPTRGAVLWDGIDLRDLPVAEFRRHLGAVFQDFMRYELTASENIALGDVDGARELAPEVAPRTREAARRAGIHDTLAGLPRGYDTMLSRMFVDEKDKASPDTGVLLSGGQWQRLALARCFLRDRRDLLILDEPTSGLDAEAEHEIHTGLAEHRAGRTSVLISHRLGAVRDAGKIAVLAGGRVAEVGSHDELLAADGVYARLFRLQASGYAPAGEPA; this is encoded by the coding sequence GTGAGCGGCGGTGAACTGCGGCGATCGATCAGCGGGGTGCTCACGGCAGTGGGCATCGCCGGGCGGGCCGCGCCGTGGGTCCTGACCGGGCACGTGCTTTCGAGCGTGCTCGCCGGCGCCGTCCCGGTGGTGGCGGCCTGGCTGACCAAGCTGGTGCTGGATCGCGTGTCCGGAGCGGGCACGCGGTCCGGTGAGCTGATCGCACTGGCGTGCGCGCTCGCCGCCGCCGGGGTGGTGGCCGTGCTGACTTCCGGAGCGGTGCGCTACCTCGCCGGGGAACTGGGGCGCCGGGTGAACCTGCTGGCCAGGGACCGCCTGTACACCGCCACGGAACGGATGCGAGGCCTGACCCAGCTCGAGCGACCGTCCTTCCGCGACCGCCTGCGGCTGGCCCAGCAGCACAGCCAGACCGGCCCCACCCTGATCGTCGATGCCGCCGTGGGCGGGGCTCAGTCGGCGCTGACCCTGGCCGGTTTCCTGGGTTCGCTCGCCACGTTGAGCCCGATGGTGACCGCCGTGGCGATGGTGGCGGCGATCCCCGCACTGCTGGCCGAGGTGCAGCTTTCCCGGCGGCGGGCGGCCATGCTCAGTGGTATCAGCCCGACCGAGCGCAGGGACTTCTTCTACACGGACTTGATGACCAGCCTCGACGCCGCCAAGGAGACGCGACTGCTGGGCCTCGGCCCGCTCTTCCGCGCGCGGATGCTCACCGAACTGTCGAAAGCCAACTCGCGGCGACGCGGCGTCGACCGCCGTGAGTTCGGGACGCAGGCACTCTTGGGCCTGCTGGCCGCGGTGGTCACCGGCGGCGGGCTGATCTGGGCGGTGGCCGCCGCGGGCCGGGGCGAGCTGACGGTCGGGGACATCGCCGTGTTCGCCGCCGCGGTCGCCGGCGTGCAGACCGCGCTGGCCGCGCTGGTCGGCCGGGTCGGCACCGCGCACGGTGCGCTCCTGTTGTTCGAGCACTACCGCGAGGTGACCGGCGCCGAGCCGGACCTGCCCGAGCCCGCCTGCCCGCGACCGGTGCCGACGCTGCGGTCCGGGATCGAGTTCCGGGACGTGTGGTTCCGTTACGGCGAGGACCAGCCGTGGGTGCTGCGAGGAGTCGACCTGCACATCCCGTTCGGCGGTTCGCTGGCACTGGTGGGACACAACGGAGCCGGGAAGAGCACGCTGGTGAAACTGCTGTGCCGCTTCTACGACCCCACCCGTGGCGCGGTGTTGTGGGATGGCATCGACCTCCGTGACCTGCCCGTGGCGGAATTCCGGCGTCACCTGGGCGCGGTCTTCCAGGACTTCATGCGGTACGAGCTGACCGCCTCGGAGAACATCGCCCTCGGTGACGTGGACGGCGCACGGGAACTGGCCCCGGAAGTCGCGCCGCGGACCCGGGAGGCGGCCCGGCGAGCCGGGATCCACGACACGCTGGCGGGCCTCCCCCGGGGCTACGACACGATGCTGTCCAGGATGTTCGTCGACGAGAAGGACAAGGCGAGTCCGGACACGGGGGTCCTGCTCTCCGGTGGACAGTGGCAGCGACTGGCGCTCGCCCGCTGTTTCCTGCGTGACCGGCGCGACCTGCTCATCCTCGACGAGCCGACCTCGGGGCTCGACGCCGAAGCCGAGCACGAGATCCACACAGGACTGGCCGAGCACCGGGCCGGGCGGACGAGCGTGCTCATCTCCCACCGCCTCGGGGCGGTGCGGGACGCCGGGAAGATCGCCGTACTGGCCGGCGGCCGCGTCGCGGAAGTGGGCAGCCACGACGAACTCCTGGCCGCCGACGGCGTGTACGCCCGGTTGTTCCGGTTGCAGGCGAGCGGCTACGCCCCTGCGGGGGAACCGGCATGA
- a CDS encoding TlpA family protein disulfide reductase, producing MSLLVAAVALLGVLVLLDLLLTFAVIRRLRTHADLIGEALGSTRAPARVMLEAGQKVGEFSARTTADEQVSLAGLTLVGFFSAHCGTCAEKLPAFLARAATLGRARTLAVVQHGEKEPTADLVAELSDAALVVVEPEDGPLGRAFDVQAVPAMCLLDAEGRVLASGFDTGALPDSVAT from the coding sequence ATGTCACTGCTCGTCGCCGCGGTGGCGCTGCTCGGTGTACTGGTATTGCTCGACCTGCTGCTAACCTTCGCCGTGATCCGGCGTCTCCGCACCCACGCCGACCTGATCGGCGAAGCGCTCGGGTCCACTCGGGCTCCGGCCCGGGTGATGCTGGAAGCCGGGCAGAAGGTCGGCGAGTTCAGCGCGCGGACCACCGCGGACGAGCAGGTGTCACTCGCCGGGCTCACCCTGGTCGGGTTCTTCTCCGCGCACTGCGGCACCTGCGCCGAAAAGCTCCCGGCCTTCCTGGCGCGTGCCGCGACGCTCGGCCGGGCGCGGACCCTCGCCGTCGTGCAGCACGGCGAGAAGGAGCCGACCGCCGACCTGGTCGCCGAACTCTCCGATGCCGCCCTGGTGGTGGTGGAGCCGGAAGACGGGCCGCTGGGGCGGGCTTTCGACGTGCAGGCGGTGCCCGCGATGTGCCTGCTCGACGCGGAGGGCCGAGTGCTGGCGTCCGGGTTCGACACCGGCGCGTTGCCGGATTCGGTCGCCACGTGA
- a CDS encoding MauE/DoxX family redox-associated membrane protein: MTYLALGCATGLCVVFLVSAAGKLGRTRLREFAVSAGPLRLVPRSWRSRVAGAVVGAEFAITTTLGLAVGGTLTGAPGPAGPVAFGAAIGLLTAFTVALSWSLHRGDRTPCRCFGASTAPAGPAHLGRNLVLLLTATTGLVTSWSAGGRPDIGGSVLAAVAGLVFALLVLAFDDLLDLFQPARRVR, encoded by the coding sequence ATGACCTACCTGGCCTTGGGCTGTGCCACCGGCCTCTGCGTCGTCTTCCTGGTCTCCGCGGCCGGGAAGCTCGGGCGCACGCGGTTGCGTGAATTCGCGGTTTCGGCGGGTCCGCTCCGGTTGGTTCCACGGTCCTGGCGCTCCCGGGTCGCCGGCGCGGTGGTGGGAGCGGAGTTCGCGATCACCACCACGCTCGGCCTGGCGGTGGGTGGGACGCTCACCGGTGCGCCGGGCCCCGCCGGGCCGGTCGCCTTCGGCGCGGCGATCGGGCTGCTGACGGCGTTCACCGTCGCGCTGAGCTGGTCGCTGCACCGGGGCGACCGGACGCCGTGCCGGTGCTTCGGGGCGAGCACGGCGCCCGCCGGACCTGCCCACCTCGGCCGCAACCTGGTGTTGCTGCTCACCGCCACGACCGGTCTGGTGACCTCGTGGAGCGCAGGCGGTCGCCCGGACATCGGCGGGTCGGTGCTCGCCGCCGTCGCCGGACTCGTCTTCGCCCTCCTGGTCCTCGCTTTCGACGACCTGCTCGACCTCTTCCAGCCTGCCCGTCGTGTCCGTTGA
- a CDS encoding nucleoside 2-deoxyribosyltransferase domain-containing protein yields MFLAGPTPAAESEVRPWRPDAVEALEAAWSGENPLTVLTPESRGERADRYADQFAWENSARASASAVLFWIPRDVTALPGFTTNVEFGFDVAAGRCVVLGAPPDCPNPERNRYLVALAGKHGVPVATTLPEAAEVVVQLLRNSRRREPWFSSDRQQGEDHAEIGRANR; encoded by the coding sequence GTGTTCCTCGCCGGGCCGACTCCGGCGGCGGAGTCGGAGGTGCGGCCTTGGCGCCCCGATGCCGTCGAAGCGCTGGAGGCGGCGTGGAGTGGCGAGAACCCGTTGACAGTGCTCACACCGGAGTCCCGCGGTGAACGGGCCGACCGGTACGCCGACCAATTCGCCTGGGAGAACAGCGCACGGGCCTCTGCGTCGGCGGTGCTGTTCTGGATCCCCCGTGACGTGACCGCACTGCCGGGCTTCACCACGAACGTCGAGTTCGGGTTCGACGTCGCGGCGGGCCGGTGCGTGGTGCTCGGTGCCCCACCTGACTGCCCGAACCCGGAGCGCAACAGGTACCTCGTGGCGCTGGCCGGCAAACACGGCGTCCCGGTGGCGACCACTCTCCCGGAAGCCGCCGAGGTCGTGGTCCAGCTCCTGCGAAACTCCCGCCGGCGAGAGCCCTGGTTTTCATCGGACCGACAACAAGGAGAAGATCATGCTGAAATTGGCCGAGCGAATCGGTGA
- a CDS encoding HIT family protein yields the protein MAPCAFCEIVAGNAPASVVRRWHDVLAIRPRGGGVVAGHVLVIPHEHVRDFGADPAVTAVTAAAAAELAAELPNCNVIANQGPEATQTVPHLHLHVVPRAAGDGLRLPWTEAR from the coding sequence GTGGCACCTTGCGCGTTCTGCGAAATAGTGGCGGGGAACGCCCCCGCCAGCGTGGTCCGGCGTTGGCACGACGTGCTCGCCATCCGGCCACGCGGCGGAGGCGTGGTCGCGGGGCACGTGCTGGTCATCCCGCACGAGCACGTGCGGGACTTCGGAGCCGATCCGGCGGTGACCGCGGTGACCGCGGCCGCAGCAGCGGAACTGGCCGCCGAGTTGCCGAACTGCAACGTGATCGCGAACCAGGGGCCCGAAGCCACGCAAACCGTCCCGCACCTCCACCTGCACGTGGTTCCGCGAGCGGCCGGCGACGGACTGCGCCTGCCGTGGACGGAGGCGCGGTGA
- a CDS encoding CocE/NonD family hydrolase, translating to MTACLLPNTAVAAPQAQVRDGVSQQVFSYSDAIRETVYVESPADSDRDGRKDRVVADVIRPRETANGLKVPVIFQASPYFGRSLVPSTASADRRYGPASADGGFKDDDDDGVPARFPEYYDNYFVPRGYAVVQVDMPGTRYSEGCSTVDGEEQLLGVKAALDWLDGRATATAKAGAPVRADWDTGKVGWVGRSHRGTLANMVATMDVPNLKTIVPIDSAASWYPYMRNQGLRRFTDYARWTVVQHSNTQRAGVDRCKAVQDELAIASDDEDAVYNDFWQERDYVAKAGRVKASVLMVHGLNDWNVTTDLALDWWKALGDAGVQRKLVLTQQAHVDPIDAHRERWLPKIHQWMDHWLMGVQNGVMDEPRVELERSANRWETAAHWPAPNAAGRDWWFGGHTGGANKLAGEQVPGAGLSLVHESYAQLQEDMAAEPGKQSLSREVYLSDPLPQAVRFSGVPEVSLRAKASVSGTPLSAILVDYGTDARTVTDEDTELTGLVPAEGVDCLGQGTTVDTGCYTRHSQDVRTRSFEIVTKVQIDTENRDTLTYDKPVDPARFYDYRLELLPEDYVFKAGHRIGVLIAGTTCTGTEVPGTDWCAHEPAPGQEPWGLTEFEIDNTNSKVTLPVVPS from the coding sequence ATGACCGCGTGCCTGCTGCCGAACACGGCGGTGGCCGCGCCACAAGCGCAGGTCCGGGACGGTGTGAGCCAGCAGGTTTTCTCGTACTCCGACGCCATCCGTGAAACGGTCTACGTCGAGTCTCCCGCCGACAGCGATCGGGATGGCCGCAAGGACCGGGTCGTGGCGGACGTCATCCGGCCGAGGGAGACCGCGAACGGGCTGAAGGTTCCGGTGATCTTCCAGGCCAGTCCGTACTTCGGCAGGAGCCTGGTGCCGAGCACCGCCTCCGCCGACCGCCGGTATGGACCGGCCTCTGCGGACGGCGGCTTCAAGGACGACGACGATGACGGTGTCCCGGCTCGCTTCCCGGAGTACTACGACAACTACTTCGTCCCGCGGGGTTATGCGGTCGTGCAGGTGGACATGCCCGGCACCCGCTACTCCGAAGGCTGCTCCACAGTGGACGGGGAGGAACAGCTGCTCGGCGTGAAGGCGGCGCTGGACTGGCTGGACGGACGGGCCACCGCGACCGCCAAGGCGGGCGCCCCGGTCCGGGCGGACTGGGACACCGGCAAGGTCGGCTGGGTGGGCCGTTCCCATCGCGGCACCCTGGCGAACATGGTCGCCACCATGGACGTCCCGAACCTGAAGACGATCGTGCCGATCGACTCGGCGGCCAGCTGGTACCCGTACATGCGCAACCAGGGGCTGCGGCGGTTCACCGACTACGCGCGCTGGACCGTGGTCCAGCACAGCAACACGCAACGGGCTGGGGTGGACCGGTGCAAGGCGGTGCAGGACGAGCTCGCGATCGCCAGCGACGACGAAGACGCCGTGTACAACGACTTCTGGCAGGAACGTGACTACGTCGCCAAGGCGGGCCGGGTCAAGGCGAGCGTGTTGATGGTGCACGGCCTGAACGACTGGAACGTCACGACCGACCTCGCGCTCGACTGGTGGAAGGCCTTGGGCGACGCCGGTGTGCAGCGCAAGCTGGTGCTGACGCAGCAGGCTCACGTCGATCCGATCGACGCGCACCGCGAGCGGTGGCTGCCCAAGATCCACCAGTGGATGGACCACTGGCTGATGGGCGTGCAGAACGGCGTCATGGACGAGCCGCGGGTCGAACTGGAACGCTCGGCCAACCGTTGGGAGACGGCGGCGCACTGGCCGGCGCCGAACGCCGCGGGCCGCGACTGGTGGTTCGGCGGGCACACCGGCGGTGCCAACAAGCTGGCAGGCGAACAGGTGCCGGGTGCCGGGCTGAGCTTGGTCCACGAGAGCTACGCCCAACTGCAGGAGGACATGGCGGCCGAACCGGGGAAGCAGTCGCTGAGCCGGGAGGTCTACCTCAGTGACCCACTCCCGCAGGCCGTCCGGTTCAGCGGGGTTCCCGAAGTGAGCCTGCGTGCCAAGGCGAGTGTCTCCGGCACACCGCTGTCGGCGATCCTGGTGGACTACGGTACCGATGCCCGTACCGTCACCGATGAGGACACCGAACTGACCGGACTGGTACCGGCGGAGGGAGTGGACTGCCTCGGTCAGGGCACCACGGTCGACACCGGGTGCTACACGCGGCACAGCCAGGACGTGCGGACCAGGTCGTTCGAAATCGTCACCAAGGTGCAGATCGACACCGAGAACCGCGACACCCTCACCTACGACAAGCCCGTCGACCCGGCGCGGTTCTACGACTACCGGCTGGAACTGCTGCCCGAGGACTACGTGTTCAAGGCCGGTCACCGCATCGGGGTGCTCATCGCCGGCACCACCTGCACCGGCACCGAGGTTCCCGGCACCGACTGGTGCGCGCACGAACCGGCACCCGGTCAGGAGCCCTGGGGCCTGACGGAGTTCGAGATCGACAACACCAACAGCAAGGTCACGCTGCCGGTGGTGCCCAGCTGA
- a CDS encoding AfsR/SARP family transcriptional regulator has protein sequence MTTAPGYLLDTGQAWVDLHDFRATVAQARQAFAEGRPADAARLADQALLLRQGPLLGGTMGEHMAAEATRLEELLIAAEELRADAHLAAGTGAGIVPGLMALVADHPLRENLRAQLMAALHQAGQAAAAMDVYRQGHTILSEQLGVSPGSRLRAGYAAVLRGAGGGERPAPPGRDRWQVGRQLPADIGDFVGRGAELAAVEVVLAHDRPGTAPSVCVVSGLAGIGKTALAIRAAHLGSARYPDGQLYADLGTATSAEVAARMLRATGVPSAEVPASAQERAALLRSRLAGRRVLLVLDNVRTPEQLSALLPGGPGCAVLATSRVQLTSVPGALHVTLGALPGGEAAEMLITVANRTVGEADREHAREVAELCGGMPLAIRAAAARLVSRPHWTVGVLAGWLRPESSRFDRLASAELDVRRSIARSVDGLPALTRFALRTLSGLRLTRIPASVVATAVGLEDADDVLESLVTNHLIDFVSRGSPGQAQYAIPDLVRLYAWEAAEREDSVEGRFGRPQAFPDGVPSHSSLWGTWRRCAFGSPHCTGRGVLSANPPHASSPPSAPA, from the coding sequence GTGACCACGGCACCGGGGTACCTCCTGGACACCGGGCAGGCGTGGGTCGATCTGCACGACTTCCGCGCGACCGTCGCACAAGCCCGGCAGGCGTTCGCCGAGGGCCGTCCGGCGGATGCCGCGCGGCTGGCCGACCAGGCTTTGCTGTTGCGGCAGGGCCCGCTTCTGGGCGGCACGATGGGCGAACACATGGCAGCCGAGGCGACGCGCCTCGAAGAGCTGCTGATCGCGGCCGAAGAACTGCGGGCCGACGCACACCTGGCGGCGGGCACCGGCGCGGGCATCGTTCCGGGGCTCATGGCGCTCGTGGCTGACCACCCGCTGAGGGAGAACCTGCGTGCCCAGCTGATGGCGGCGCTCCACCAAGCCGGGCAAGCAGCCGCGGCGATGGACGTGTACCGGCAGGGGCACACCATCCTTTCCGAACAGTTGGGTGTGTCACCCGGGTCCCGCCTCAGAGCCGGGTACGCGGCGGTCCTGCGAGGTGCCGGGGGCGGGGAGCGACCGGCGCCACCCGGGCGGGACCGCTGGCAGGTCGGCCGCCAACTGCCTGCCGACATCGGCGACTTCGTCGGCCGCGGTGCCGAGCTGGCCGCGGTGGAAGTGGTTCTCGCCCATGACCGTCCAGGCACCGCGCCTTCGGTGTGCGTGGTCAGCGGCTTGGCCGGGATCGGCAAGACGGCTCTGGCCATCCGCGCCGCACACCTCGGCTCGGCGCGGTACCCGGATGGTCAACTGTATGCCGATCTGGGCACAGCGACGTCCGCGGAGGTGGCCGCCCGGATGCTCCGGGCCACCGGCGTGCCGTCCGCCGAAGTGCCCGCGTCGGCCCAGGAACGGGCCGCTCTGTTGCGCTCGCGACTGGCCGGCCGGCGGGTCCTGCTGGTGTTGGACAACGTCCGTACGCCGGAGCAGCTGAGCGCCTTGCTGCCGGGCGGTCCCGGCTGTGCGGTGCTGGCGACGTCCCGGGTTCAGCTCACCAGCGTGCCGGGCGCCCTCCACGTCACCCTCGGTGCTCTGCCGGGCGGCGAGGCGGCCGAAATGCTCATCACCGTTGCCAACCGGACGGTCGGAGAGGCCGATCGCGAGCACGCACGCGAAGTCGCCGAGTTGTGCGGGGGCATGCCACTGGCGATCAGGGCGGCCGCGGCCCGGTTGGTCTCGAGGCCGCATTGGACAGTCGGGGTACTGGCCGGGTGGTTGCGACCGGAGTCCAGCCGGTTCGACCGATTGGCGTCGGCGGAATTGGACGTGCGTCGCAGCATCGCTCGCAGTGTCGACGGCTTGCCTGCCTTGACCCGGTTTGCGTTGCGCACCCTCAGCGGCCTCCGGTTGACCCGGATCCCGGCGTCGGTCGTGGCGACGGCTGTCGGTCTCGAGGATGCCGACGACGTGCTCGAGTCACTGGTCACGAATCACCTGATCGACTTCGTTTCCCGAGGCTCGCCGGGGCAGGCCCAGTACGCCATTCCCGACTTGGTCCGTCTCTACGCATGGGAAGCCGCGGAACGCGAGGACTCTGTGGAAGGGCGCTTCGGCCGGCCGCAAGCCTTTCCGGACGGGGTGCCCTCGCACTCGTCGTTGTGGGGGACCTGGCGCAGATGCGCGTTCGGCTCACCGCACTGCACCGGCAGGGGAGTGCTGTCGGCGAATCCGCCGCACGCGTCCTCCCCGCCGTCAGCCCCGGCCTGA
- a CDS encoding CHAP domain-containing protein — MISILAILALLTGSVAGASPARAADLRQNITSLANAEIGSSEANGRCLKFGPCTQYEWCAIFTQWVWRQAGVKYVPTSWVATDWAKWGDQRGLYKRRPAGTKGGNPRPGDVAVYGEPGYFDGHISVVVEVGADGNIVTVDGNWGETVARRVINPLTARGGGGNVLISGYVSPPEADLPSYIDNDLPRFQSSGQVVAVPSLDGRLEMFAGGGDGVWHRYQTAVNGGWSSWSQVGGVPGARLGIGRSADGRLELFAVNDEQTLHRYQTAVNGGWSDWIQIGGGGTDITVAPAADGRLEVFLAGHEQVWHHYQRSHNGDWSGWTGIGGPGLAHFGVGRSGDGRLEVFAVNHEQTLHRYQTAVNGGWSDWIHAAGGGTDITVAPAADGRLEVFLAGHDQIWHRYQKTHQGDWTTWTPTGGLPGAQITASRNTDGRLDIATTNGTATHQNWQTSPNHGLAGWADLHGRGRDLNLATNHDGRLEIHLTGDDQIWTRHQQQPNGHWTTWNPTGGPPNP, encoded by the coding sequence GTGATCAGCATTCTGGCGATACTGGCACTGTTGACCGGTTCGGTCGCGGGGGCATCGCCGGCGCGAGCCGCTGACCTGCGGCAGAACATCACCTCACTGGCCAACGCCGAAATAGGGTCGTCCGAGGCCAATGGGCGATGCCTCAAATTCGGGCCGTGCACGCAGTACGAGTGGTGTGCGATCTTCACGCAGTGGGTCTGGCGGCAGGCCGGCGTCAAGTACGTCCCCACCTCGTGGGTCGCGACCGATTGGGCGAAATGGGGAGACCAGCGGGGACTGTACAAGCGTCGCCCTGCCGGGACCAAAGGCGGGAACCCGCGCCCTGGTGACGTGGCGGTCTACGGCGAACCCGGCTACTTCGACGGTCACATCTCGGTCGTCGTCGAGGTGGGTGCGGACGGGAACATCGTGACCGTCGACGGGAACTGGGGCGAGACTGTGGCCCGCCGGGTGATCAATCCGCTGACCGCGCGTGGCGGCGGCGGGAATGTGCTGATCTCCGGTTACGTCTCACCACCGGAGGCCGACCTCCCCAGCTACATCGACAATGATTTGCCTCGTTTTCAGTCGTCGGGTCAGGTGGTGGCGGTGCCGTCGCTGGATGGGCGGTTGGAGATGTTCGCCGGGGGTGGTGACGGGGTGTGGCACCGGTATCAGACCGCGGTGAACGGTGGCTGGTCGTCGTGGTCGCAGGTGGGTGGTGTGCCCGGTGCCCGGCTCGGTATCGGGCGTAGCGCCGATGGCAGGCTGGAACTGTTCGCGGTCAACGACGAGCAGACCCTGCACCGCTACCAGACCGCCGTCAACGGTGGCTGGTCGGACTGGATCCAGATCGGTGGTGGCGGCACCGACATCACCGTCGCCCCCGCCGCCGACGGGCGACTCGAGGTGTTCCTGGCCGGGCACGAGCAGGTCTGGCACCACTACCAGCGATCCCACAACGGCGACTGGAGCGGCTGGACCGGCATCGGCGGACCCGGCCTGGCCCACTTCGGCGTCGGCCGCAGCGGCGACGGCCGCCTCGAAGTGTTCGCCGTCAACCACGAACAGACCCTGCACCGCTACCAGACCGCCGTCAACGGCGGCTGGTCGGACTGGATCCACGCCGCCGGCGGCGGCACCGACATCACCGTCGCCCCCGCCGCCGACGGACGACTCGAAGTGTTCCTCGCCGGACACGACCAAATCTGGCACCGCTACCAGAAAACCCACCAAGGCGACTGGACCACCTGGACCCCCACCGGCGGACTACCCGGCGCCCAGATCACCGCCAGCCGCAACACCGACGGCCGGCTCGACATCGCCACCACCAACGGCACCGCCACCCACCAGAACTGGCAAACCAGCCCCAACCACGGCCTCGCCGGCTGGGCCGACCTCCACGGCCGCGGCCGCGACCTCAACCTCGCCACCAACCACGACGGACGACTCGAAATCCACCTCACCGGCGACGACCAGATCTGGACCCGCCACCAACAACAACCCAACGGCCACTGGACCACCTGGAACCCCACCGGCGGACCACCCAACCCATAA